The Mucilaginibacter gracilis genomic interval CAGTTTGCCGATAACCCCGAAGTGAAATTAGTATCGTTTAGCGTGATGCCCTGGCGCGATGATGTGAAGCAATTGCATGACTATGCCTCCATACATCATATAAACAACAACCAGTGGTACCTGCTAACCGGCAACCAAAACCAAATATACAACCTGGGCCGCCGATCGTACTTTTCGGAAAAAAAAGCAGGCTTAGGTAAAGATAATAGTGCTTTTTTGCATACCGAATCGATGTTGTTGATAGACAAAAAGAGCCGCATCCGCGGTATATACACCGCCACAGATACCGGCCAGATAAAAAGAGTTATTGCCGACATTTATATTTTGCTGAAAGAAAAATAGCCGAATAAGCTTTCTCAATACGGCCCAAAAGTTAAAGTTATTTTATAACGCAAAACAACCTTTAACATAGCTACAATAGCTATATCAAACTAAAGCAGCCCGGCAAATTCAACAAATTCAATATCAAAAACCCTATTATTCAATACGTTAATTGGCCATTTTTATGCGTAATATGGTAAACGAGTAGGGCTTAATAAGCAGGCTTATGTTATTACCTAAAATTGGCAATTGCTGTTGCACAGGGCTTAACGCAGCTGGGTTATCCAGCGAATTAACCTGTTGAATATCATCACTTTGCAGGGTTGTTAAAACACCCTCCTGCTTTTTTATCTTTTGGCCGTTTATTAAAAAATCGCTGTTTAATGGCTTTGGTGTGGTATTAACAAATTTTATAATCAATTCTTTGGTTTGGCTATCAATTACCGCCGTTGCAAAGGTTCCGTTTTGGCCGGTAACAGGCTGTTTGTTTAATTGCAGTGGCACAACATCGTTACCTTTGTTTAACGAGTACAGCTGTTGCACATAATAATCGGGCGTGGCGTATGAGC includes:
- a CDS encoding SCO family protein, whose translation is MELLKLKAVYQRGINMPPIAALFLLLLCGCRSNTDTLPFYNTADFTAEWISKSDPAYANIHTIDNFALQNQLGHGINKDSLTGHVYVANFFFSTCPSICPVMMSNLQQVSHQFADNPEVKLVSFSVMPWRDDVKQLHDYASIHHINNNQWYLLTGNQNQIYNLGRRSYFSEKKAGLGKDNSAFLHTESMLLIDKKSRIRGIYTATDTGQIKRVIADIYILLKEK